Proteins encoded within one genomic window of Nordella sp. HKS 07:
- a CDS encoding DSD1 family PLP-dependent enzyme: MAAKTARKHLPTPALVIDVDLLDRNIATMTARAKAMGVKLRPHAKAHKCVEIAQRLARSGAVGASCATIGEAEGMALGGIGGILITSPMVTSHQLERLRRLLLRGADISIVADHPANAQAYADIGTATGRRLDVLVDFDFGLGRTGCVEMQDAVALAQRIDALPSLHYRGIQAYWGNLQQVMPLSERVRLASIQQDRVRSLSAALKSAGLAPEIVSGAGTGTHVIDGGTGLFTELQPGSFLFMDSCYGSIVTNDSENPFLPSLFVAASVVSANRPGCVIVNAGWKAFATDSGKPQPWRGTPPGASYRFMGDEHGAVDFEGDGPALGDTIEFLTSHCDPTVNLHPAFHVVRGEEVVDLWPIRARY; the protein is encoded by the coding sequence ATGGCAGCCAAGACAGCACGCAAGCACTTGCCGACTCCGGCGCTCGTCATCGATGTTGATCTTCTCGATCGAAATATCGCCACCATGACGGCTCGTGCGAAAGCCATGGGTGTCAAGCTTCGGCCTCATGCGAAAGCGCATAAATGCGTGGAGATCGCTCAGCGGCTCGCTCGCTCCGGCGCCGTGGGGGCCTCCTGCGCTACCATAGGAGAAGCGGAAGGCATGGCGCTTGGCGGCATCGGCGGCATTCTCATCACCTCGCCGATGGTCACGTCGCACCAGCTTGAGCGGTTGCGCCGCCTCCTGCTTCGGGGGGCCGACATAAGTATTGTCGCTGATCATCCGGCCAATGCGCAGGCCTATGCGGACATCGGTACGGCGACAGGGCGCAGGCTTGACGTGCTTGTCGACTTCGATTTCGGCCTGGGGCGTACGGGCTGCGTCGAAATGCAGGACGCGGTGGCGCTTGCCCAGCGCATCGACGCGCTTCCGTCACTCCACTACCGCGGCATTCAAGCGTATTGGGGCAATCTGCAGCAGGTGATGCCCTTGAGCGAACGCGTGCGCCTCGCGAGTATCCAGCAGGATCGGGTTCGTTCGCTGTCTGCGGCGCTTAAAAGTGCAGGACTTGCGCCGGAGATTGTCTCAGGCGCCGGAACCGGGACCCATGTCATTGATGGCGGCACCGGACTCTTCACCGAATTGCAGCCGGGGTCGTTCCTGTTCATGGACTCCTGCTACGGCTCGATTGTCACCAACGACAGCGAGAACCCGTTCCTGCCGTCGCTGTTCGTGGCGGCCTCGGTGGTATCGGCTAACCGTCCAGGCTGCGTGATCGTAAATGCCGGATGGAAGGCCTTTGCCACCGATAGCGGCAAGCCCCAGCCCTGGCGCGGCACTCCTCCGGGCGCCAGCTACCGCTTCATGGGTGACGAACACGGCGCGGTCGACTTCGAAGGCGATGGACCGGCCCTTGGCGACACGATTGAATTCCTGACCTCCCATTGCGACCCGACCGTCAATCTCCACCCCGCCTTTCATGTCGTGCGTGGTGAAGAGGTTGTCGATTTGTGGCCAATCCGTGCTCGCTATTGA
- a CDS encoding RidA family protein: MKRAYPAHPAVPISKTIRAGDFIFTSAYGPWIFDPEKVVFDEVGNMLDDGTGNLEMPFEEQVHRTFGFIKDALTLENCTLADVVKCECWLTDPRDFRAFNAIYMTYFSKDPPVRSVFPMRFMFTCKVEMQVIAYKPLKE; encoded by the coding sequence ATGAAGCGTGCCTATCCCGCCCATCCGGCCGTACCGATCTCGAAGACAATTCGAGCCGGCGATTTCATCTTCACTTCTGCGTATGGACCATGGATTTTCGACCCCGAGAAGGTGGTGTTCGATGAAGTCGGGAACATGCTCGATGATGGCACGGGAAACCTGGAGATGCCCTTCGAAGAGCAGGTTCACAGGACGTTTGGGTTCATCAAAGACGCGTTAACGCTCGAAAACTGCACGCTCGCCGACGTTGTCAAATGCGAATGCTGGCTAACCGATCCACGGGATTTTCGCGCCTTCAACGCTATCTACATGACCTACTTCAGCAAGGATCCGCCGGTGCGCTCGGTCTTTCCGATGCGTTTCATGTTCACTTGCAAGGTGGAGATGCAGGTCATTGCCTACAAACCGTTGAAGGAGTAG